From a single Cyclobacterium marinum DSM 745 genomic region:
- a CDS encoding glycosyltransferase family 2 protein, with product MLQVVFWIAIAVVGYTFLGYGIVISLLVKLKGLIRKNDDKSVEDFIPNVTLVVPCYNEADIIKEKIVNSLSLEYPNEKIEIVFITDGSNDHFREVLGEFPSVKLLHEDRRAGKTAAENRAMKFVDSPFVVFTDANTMLNKKAIKNIVKHFSNDNVGCVSGEKRVLVEEEDSASSAGEGMYWKYESFLKKMDSKFYSAVGAAGELVAFRTSLYRDLPEDTILDDFMQSLLIASDGYRIVYEPDAYAMETGSDSTSEELKRKVRISAGGWQSMKRLFFKITPFNHPLLFFQYLSHRVLRWTITPFLLILIFLLNFFLLNEGFIYQLLMIGQVFFYAAAFVGYVLENRKLRIKVLFIPFYFCMMNYAVVAGLFRFLKGSQKSTWEKSKRKS from the coding sequence ATGCTTCAGGTAGTTTTTTGGATAGCAATTGCAGTGGTTGGATACACTTTTTTAGGCTATGGAATAGTTATTTCATTGCTTGTAAAACTAAAAGGTTTAATCAGGAAGAATGATGACAAATCAGTAGAAGATTTTATTCCGAACGTTACATTGGTAGTTCCTTGTTACAATGAGGCAGATATTATTAAGGAAAAAATTGTTAATTCACTTAGCTTAGAATATCCAAATGAAAAAATTGAAATTGTTTTCATTACAGATGGATCAAATGATCATTTTAGAGAAGTATTAGGTGAATTCCCCAGCGTAAAATTGCTTCATGAAGATAGGAGAGCAGGAAAAACTGCCGCAGAGAATAGAGCAATGAAATTTGTGGATAGTCCATTTGTGGTATTTACTGATGCCAACACCATGCTTAATAAAAAAGCCATCAAAAATATCGTCAAACATTTTAGCAATGATAATGTGGGTTGCGTTTCCGGCGAAAAGAGGGTTTTGGTAGAGGAAGAAGATTCAGCAAGTTCTGCAGGTGAAGGGATGTATTGGAAGTATGAATCCTTTCTTAAAAAAATGGATTCCAAATTTTATTCAGCAGTGGGAGCAGCCGGTGAATTGGTGGCTTTTAGAACCTCTTTATATAGAGATTTGCCTGAAGATACTATTTTAGACGATTTTATGCAGTCCTTACTTATTGCTTCCGATGGGTACAGAATCGTATATGAGCCGGATGCATATGCGATGGAAACAGGTTCTGATTCCACAAGTGAGGAATTAAAACGGAAAGTAAGGATCAGTGCAGGTGGCTGGCAATCTATGAAAAGACTGTTTTTCAAGATCACACCGTTTAATCATCCATTGCTCTTTTTTCAATATTTATCACATAGGGTTCTTAGGTGGACGATCACTCCTTTTTTATTGATTCTCATTTTTTTACTTAACTTTTTTCTTCTCAATGAAGGATTTATTTATCAATTATTAATGATCGGGCAGGTATTTTTTTATGCTGCTGCATTCGTTGGATATGTATTGGAAAACAGAAAACTTAGAATTAAAGTACTGTTTATACCTTTTTATTTTTGTATGATGAACTATGCAGTTGTTGCCGGGCTGTTTCGTTTTCTAAAAGGGAGTCAAAAAAGCACCTGGGAAAAATCAAAACGAAAATCTTGA
- a CDS encoding RNA polymerase sigma-70 factor, translating to MGILSNHTDNNLLICLKQGDIAAFDELYHRYAKKLMAFSLTFFADQQLAEEAVQEIFVRVWERRKKLDESKSFKSYLFQAVKFYIFNYIRDRKKDCSLDSLSGDFGMVSESLEDSLSYKELEGMMMEQIERLPSVQKEVFKLNKFNGMTSEQIALQMKLSKRTIEHHIYLASKSLKSNMLHNPTLSLVFMLNILY from the coding sequence ATGGGCATACTAAGTAATCATACGGACAACAACTTGCTGATCTGCTTAAAACAAGGAGATATAGCTGCTTTTGATGAGTTGTACCATCGATATGCCAAAAAATTGATGGCATTTTCACTCACCTTTTTTGCGGACCAGCAGTTGGCAGAAGAGGCAGTTCAAGAGATTTTTGTCAGAGTATGGGAGCGAAGGAAAAAATTGGACGAATCAAAATCCTTTAAAAGTTATCTCTTTCAAGCTGTTAAATTTTACATCTTTAATTATATAAGGGATAGGAAGAAAGATTGCAGTCTTGATAGCTTGTCCGGTGATTTTGGGATGGTTTCTGAAAGTTTAGAAGACAGCCTTTCTTATAAGGAATTGGAAGGGATGATGATGGAGCAAATCGAAAGGCTTCCAAGTGTACAGAAGGAAGTTTTTAAATTGAATAAATTCAATGGTATGACGAGTGAGCAAATTGCTCTGCAAATGAAATTGTCAAAAAGAACCATTGAACATCATATCTATTTGGCTTCTAAATCTTTAAAAAGTAATATGCTTCACAATCCTACATTGAGTTTGGTTTTCATGCTCAATATATTGTATTGA
- a CDS encoding response regulator: MKKNISDNNTENTGHNKKMNPENNSRQQISSKIVALAQKLSACNHSFLGVLQDEVICILSASGIETNQNIPKNDPFYYFLENIKEFKAIHEIHNEKELTGSKYLNEIGDIKYLAILPIINKDNSTLGFIVVFNEEIPAENLNVAENLDLLYPQAKEVLIAQAGELEDQILSKAMVLSQDLITILGSDGKIIKVNKAFKTLLGYDEKEISDKPVLDYIHPDDVKSTMKQIQLLIKGEEQTAIFYHRLKCHNGEYKTFAWRATGDLENNLVFAIGRDISEETKNKERLLASEEKFRSFFENSQGLMLTHDMEGNFLSFNSYGARLLGYTVEEMLTKKLWDIIPSKFRFEIDDYIKEIKENGEAQGLMTTFQANGQLKVWLYSNKLEKDHFGKQYVIGNSIDITERLRLEKRIQNAKEFLNQTHAMAKIGGWKYDVEKQSINWTDITKSIFGVSDDYIPDLESGINFYKEGESRDKVKEVIDLAMHYGKPWDERLKIINDKGKEIWVRTLGEAHIEDGKCLYLSGTIQDIDEEVKKEKQLIQKEQMLGAISKATDELLSNNKLYEAIPNSLEIIGKSVGVDRIYYFENSIGDEGEKYTSQRFEWSNDSVEAQINNPDLQNIPLEAFGDFVFPMENNEVFMAIISNLPDESETKQFLDNQNIKSILTIPIFTENGFWGFIGYDDCTNEREWSKAELSLLRSFANSISNAIDRNILEKNLIESKEIAEKASLAKSEFLANMSHEIRTPLNGIIGFTDLLVKTELDETQSQYINIVNQSAVSLLNIINDILDFSKIEAGKLELEIIKSDIFELSGQATDVVSYQAQQKGVEMLLNIEKSLPRFIQVDDIRLKQILINLLGNAVKFTDKGEIELKIHTLNKIDKNKRVIRFEVRDTGIGISEEYQKRIFDAFMQEDGSTTKKYGGTGLGLTISNKLLSMMGSELQLNSKLNEGSTFYFDLELVTEEGELEPLADYPLNNVLVVDDNSNNRYILKEIFSLNDIKVDEAENGFEALKQIESNDYDVVLMDLNMPYMDGIETTKKIRENFTNKKSQVPILLLHSSAEDDYILKQCKELSINRRISKPIKNKELFEALSKLQPPKQSTSRGTVEQADTGKKETVGARVLIAEDNSINMFLAKTIVLKVSPKVEIFEATNGLDAYEMATEFLPDIILMDIQMPIMSGHEATKKLKENPKTKDIPIIAITAGNIKGEKEKCMASGMSDFVPKPIVEKNIIYIFDRWLNTKETEKTSEEEELNEMPAEKDGAITEQKDHFDVDKVKEFLGDEPEIIKEVLKLTIHELEQSKTVLANHYTNKDLGGLSSEGHKLKGSALTAGLGEVYKTALALEEMKTLDLPLAKKLIDSFDAEYNLVVDLINDYIARGN, from the coding sequence ATGAAAAAAAATATTTCAGATAATAATACGGAGAATACTGGACATAATAAAAAAATGAATCCAGAAAATAATTCTAGACAACAGATTTCTTCAAAGATCGTGGCTCTGGCTCAAAAACTAAGCGCTTGTAACCATTCATTTTTGGGTGTCTTGCAAGATGAAGTAATATGTATTCTTAGTGCATCCGGAATTGAAACCAATCAAAATATCCCTAAAAACGATCCTTTTTACTACTTTTTAGAAAATATAAAGGAATTTAAAGCGATTCATGAAATTCATAATGAAAAAGAATTAACAGGAAGCAAATACCTAAATGAGATTGGCGATATAAAATATTTGGCCATTCTGCCAATTATTAATAAAGATAATTCAACCTTAGGTTTCATCGTTGTTTTTAATGAGGAAATTCCAGCAGAAAATTTAAATGTAGCAGAAAACCTTGACTTACTTTACCCACAAGCAAAAGAAGTATTAATTGCCCAAGCCGGTGAACTTGAGGACCAAATATTAAGTAAGGCAATGGTTTTATCTCAAGACCTAATCACAATTCTAGGGTCTGATGGAAAGATAATTAAAGTCAATAAGGCCTTCAAAACGCTTCTCGGCTACGATGAAAAAGAAATTTCTGACAAACCGGTGTTGGACTACATTCATCCTGATGATGTAAAAAGCACCATGAAACAGATTCAATTGTTGATTAAAGGAGAGGAACAAACCGCTATTTTTTATCACCGATTGAAATGTCACAATGGAGAATACAAAACCTTTGCTTGGCGTGCCACTGGAGATTTAGAAAATAATTTAGTTTTTGCCATTGGGAGAGACATTAGTGAAGAAACAAAAAATAAAGAAAGGCTTTTAGCAAGTGAGGAAAAATTTCGTTCATTTTTTGAAAATAGTCAAGGGTTAATGTTAACCCATGATATGGAAGGTAATTTTTTAAGCTTCAACAGTTACGGTGCTCGTTTGTTGGGTTATACTGTAGAAGAAATGCTCACAAAAAAGCTTTGGGATATAATACCTTCAAAGTTCAGATTTGAAATAGACGATTACATCAAAGAAATTAAAGAAAATGGTGAAGCCCAAGGTTTAATGACTACTTTTCAAGCCAATGGTCAGTTGAAAGTTTGGCTTTATAGTAACAAATTGGAAAAAGATCATTTTGGTAAGCAATATGTTATAGGTAATTCTATTGATATTACGGAAAGATTACGCCTTGAGAAGAGAATCCAAAATGCCAAAGAATTTTTAAATCAAACCCATGCCATGGCTAAAATAGGTGGCTGGAAATACGACGTTGAAAAACAATCCATAAACTGGACAGACATTACCAAATCAATTTTTGGAGTTTCTGATGACTATATTCCTGATTTGGAATCTGGGATTAATTTTTATAAAGAAGGAGAAAGCCGGGACAAGGTAAAAGAAGTTATTGATTTGGCTATGCATTATGGCAAACCTTGGGATGAAAGGCTTAAAATAATCAATGATAAAGGAAAAGAAATATGGGTAAGGACACTTGGTGAAGCCCATATTGAGGATGGCAAATGCCTCTATCTTTCAGGAACCATTCAAGACATCGATGAAGAAGTCAAAAAAGAAAAACAGTTAATTCAAAAGGAACAAATGTTGGGAGCCATATCCAAAGCCACCGACGAATTACTTTCTAATAATAAACTGTATGAAGCCATTCCAAATAGCCTTGAAATCATAGGGAAATCAGTTGGTGTTGATAGAATTTATTACTTCGAAAATAGTATTGGTGACGAAGGTGAAAAATACACATCTCAACGGTTTGAATGGAGTAATGATAGTGTAGAAGCTCAAATAAACAATCCCGATTTACAGAACATACCTTTGGAGGCTTTTGGCGATTTTGTTTTTCCTATGGAAAACAATGAGGTGTTTATGGCTATAATTTCAAACCTTCCTGATGAATCCGAAACGAAACAATTTTTAGACAATCAAAATATTAAATCAATATTAACCATTCCTATTTTTACAGAAAATGGGTTTTGGGGATTCATTGGCTATGATGATTGTACCAATGAAAGAGAATGGTCAAAAGCTGAGTTGTCGTTACTAAGAAGTTTTGCCAATAGTATTTCAAACGCTATTGACAGAAATATTTTGGAAAAAAACCTGATTGAGTCCAAAGAAATAGCCGAAAAAGCAAGTTTAGCAAAATCAGAATTTTTGGCCAATATGAGCCACGAAATTAGAACTCCGCTTAACGGTATAATTGGTTTTACAGATTTATTGGTAAAAACAGAACTCGATGAAACCCAAAGTCAATACATAAACATTGTCAATCAATCGGCAGTCTCCTTACTAAATATTATTAATGATATATTAGACTTCTCCAAAATTGAAGCCGGCAAACTTGAATTAGAAATCATTAAATCAGATATTTTTGAACTGTCCGGTCAAGCCACTGACGTTGTATCCTACCAAGCCCAGCAAAAGGGGGTGGAAATGCTTCTAAACATTGAAAAATCACTTCCTAGGTTTATTCAAGTGGACGATATAAGATTAAAACAAATACTAATAAACCTTCTGGGAAATGCGGTAAAATTTACGGATAAAGGAGAAATCGAGCTTAAAATCCATACTTTAAATAAGATTGATAAAAATAAAAGAGTTATCAGATTTGAAGTTCGTGACACAGGAATAGGAATTTCAGAGGAATACCAAAAAAGGATATTCGACGCTTTTATGCAAGAAGATGGGTCTACCACAAAGAAGTACGGGGGCACAGGTCTGGGGCTTACTATCTCGAACAAACTTCTATCAATGATGGGGTCAGAGTTGCAACTTAATAGCAAATTAAATGAAGGCAGCACTTTCTACTTTGACCTAGAGCTAGTAACCGAAGAAGGAGAATTAGAGCCTCTTGCAGACTACCCACTGAATAATGTTTTAGTTGTTGATGACAATTCAAATAACCGATATATTTTAAAAGAAATATTTTCTTTGAACGACATCAAAGTCGATGAAGCAGAAAATGGTTTTGAGGCCTTAAAACAGATAGAAAGTAATGATTATGATGTGGTTTTAATGGACTTGAACATGCCCTATATGGATGGGATAGAAACCACAAAAAAAATCAGAGAAAACTTTACCAATAAAAAATCTCAGGTGCCAATTTTACTTCTGCATAGTTCTGCAGAAGATGATTATATCCTTAAACAGTGCAAGGAACTTTCCATTAATCGCAGGATTTCTAAGCCAATAAAAAACAAAGAATTGTTTGAGGCTTTAAGCAAACTACAGCCTCCTAAGCAGTCTACTTCTAGAGGAACAGTAGAGCAAGCTGACACTGGGAAAAAGGAAACAGTTGGTGCACGTGTACTAATAGCTGAAGACAATTCTATAAATATGTTTTTGGCTAAAACAATTGTCTTAAAAGTTTCCCCTAAAGTCGAGATATTTGAAGCAACTAATGGTCTTGATGCTTATGAAATGGCTACAGAGTTTTTGCCGGATATAATTTTAATGGACATACAAATGCCTATTATGAGTGGTCATGAGGCCACCAAAAAACTAAAGGAAAATCCTAAAACCAAAGATATTCCAATCATTGCTATCACAGCGGGAAACATAAAAGGAGAAAAAGAAAAATGCATGGCCTCCGGTATGTCTGATTTTGTGCCAAAACCAATTGTAGAGAAAAACATAATATATATTTTTGACAGATGGTTAAATACAAAAGAAACAGAAAAAACTTCCGAAGAGGAAGAATTAAATGAAATGCCCGCAGAAAAAGATGGGGCTATCACTGAACAAAAGGACCATTTTGATGTAGACAAAGTCAAGGAATTTTTGGGTGATGAACCCGAAATCATTAAAGAGGTCCTAAAGTTAACCATCCATGAATTGGAACAATCCAAAACCGTATTGGCTAATCATTATACCAATAAAGATTTAGGTGGTTTAAGCTCCGAAGGGCATAAATTGAAAGGTTCTGCATTAACAGCAGGCCTGGGTGAGGTTTATAAAACAGCTCTTGCATTGGAAGAAATGAAAACCTTGGATTTACCACTTGCCAAAAAGTTAATTGACAGCTTTGATGCTGAATATAATCTAGTAGTAGATTTAATCAATGATTATATTGCTCGGGGTAATTGA
- a CDS encoding LytR/AlgR family response regulator transcription factor, with amino-acid sequence MMDNCVILDDDTASIKVLSHYIEKTKSLKLLASFSDAIDGLNYLVENREKIDLLFLDIEMPEMNGFEILKHSQYTGALIIISANNENAIAAFETEACFYLPKPFSYPQFLKGIEKRKEKEVKIDPNSYSKDFIFVKDDRLYKKILFSDISYCEGKGDYISLKCKNKTYTIKSTISNFLDKLSGNPEFVQVHRSYVINLYYLTDFDSDTAVVDGKIIPIGAKYKEQLKSSVNFL; translated from the coding sequence ATGATGGATAACTGTGTAATCCTAGATGATGATACGGCCAGTATAAAAGTGCTTTCGCATTATATTGAAAAGACAAAATCGCTAAAACTATTGGCGAGTTTTTCTGACGCAATAGATGGTTTGAATTACTTGGTTGAAAACCGTGAAAAGATTGATCTGCTATTTCTGGACATAGAAATGCCGGAAATGAATGGTTTTGAAATTCTAAAGCATAGCCAATATACCGGGGCATTAATTATTATTTCAGCAAATAATGAAAATGCTATTGCGGCCTTTGAAACAGAGGCTTGTTTTTATTTGCCCAAGCCATTTAGTTATCCTCAATTTTTGAAAGGGATTGAAAAACGAAAAGAGAAAGAAGTAAAAATTGATCCTAATTCCTATTCCAAGGATTTTATCTTTGTGAAGGACGATAGATTATATAAGAAAATTCTTTTTTCTGACATCAGTTATTGTGAAGGAAAAGGTGATTATATTAGTCTGAAATGTAAAAATAAAACCTATACGATTAAATCTACCATTTCAAATTTCTTGGATAAGTTATCTGGAAACCCTGAATTTGTTCAAGTTCACCGTTCTTATGTGATTAATCTTTATTACCTCACAGATTTTGATAGTGATACGGCTGTAGTTGATGGTAAAATAATTCCTATAGGTGCAAAATACAAAGAACAATTGAAGAGCAGTGTGAATTTTCTGTGA
- a CDS encoding cupin domain-containing protein, whose product MKYIACFLIMLWNTPVQAQLMPLPSAVYEYNMMAVNVEKGTEIRPILDGPTETLDNFRVKHFSLSDGKSLKLKKGEEKLVLIFSGELQVNQGMKSENLESRSVAWLTKDQPANIHHSGDSPVSFFVVEWESKQVGKDFKPEFNSLTKFNYRQLEFKKSAKGGRRDVSRGATPTLQELEMHITTLKEGEKSHDPHVHADEEIILVLQGQVEEMINGVPYLLGPGSLIYLHAMDAHGIRNAGKGKCEYYAIRWITKNTGK is encoded by the coding sequence ATGAAATATATAGCCTGTTTTTTGATAATGCTTTGGAATACCCCAGTACAAGCGCAATTAATGCCACTTCCTTCTGCAGTTTACGAGTACAATATGATGGCAGTAAATGTTGAAAAAGGTACTGAAATCCGCCCTATCCTTGACGGACCTACAGAAACCTTAGATAATTTTCGGGTGAAACATTTTAGCCTTTCAGACGGAAAAAGTCTGAAACTTAAAAAAGGGGAAGAAAAATTGGTCTTAATTTTTTCTGGAGAACTTCAGGTAAATCAGGGAATGAAAAGTGAAAATTTAGAAAGTAGGAGTGTAGCTTGGTTAACTAAAGACCAACCTGCAAATATTCATCATTCAGGAGATTCCCCGGTTTCATTTTTTGTAGTAGAATGGGAATCTAAGCAGGTAGGGAAAGATTTTAAGCCTGAGTTCAATAGCTTAACAAAGTTTAATTACCGACAATTGGAATTTAAAAAAAGTGCAAAGGGAGGACGTAGAGATGTGAGTAGAGGAGCGACACCCACGTTGCAGGAATTGGAAATGCATATTACCACCTTAAAAGAAGGTGAGAAGAGTCACGATCCTCATGTCCATGCGGATGAGGAGATAATTCTAGTCCTACAAGGGCAAGTAGAGGAAATGATTAACGGAGTTCCTTATCTGCTAGGACCTGGTTCCCTAATCTATTTACACGCTATGGATGCACATGGTATTAGGAATGCCGGGAAAGGAAAATGTGAATACTATGCTATCCGGTGGATCACAAAAAATACCGGTAAATAA